In Mycobacterium gallinarum, a single window of DNA contains:
- a CDS encoding acyl-CoA dehydrogenase family protein, which yields MTRDRELSLTEMADSAAELSELRTTADDILSHAWTVERTRSLLDGPEPAFDKDLWKTIVELGWPDVLVSEPRGGGGAGVRELCVLTEAAGAITLPVPLASVASAAWCADRCVEGITLVLEDVGATLRDGKVTGTWPLVPFGAVAERLIVIAMSDGEPVLGIVDADGGGVQRTPQLPLDLNPASSINLAEAELLQISSGPDAADRHRNALMRDRLATIAEVIGIASAANDAAVEYAKVRTTFGRPIGSRQAIKHRLVDQHSVVEVARALVNRAADACELDHPDAEALVSLAAFWAVDSLRRVPEGATQVFGGIAYTWEHDAHVYLRRAACRTADLGSRSLHRSIVARWLDSRISTNRSP from the coding sequence GTGACCCGTGACCGTGAACTGTCCTTGACCGAGATGGCCGACTCGGCGGCGGAGCTCAGCGAGCTGCGCACCACCGCGGATGACATCTTGAGTCACGCGTGGACGGTCGAGCGCACCCGCAGCCTCCTCGACGGTCCCGAACCGGCTTTCGACAAGGACCTATGGAAAACGATCGTCGAACTGGGCTGGCCCGATGTGCTGGTTTCCGAGCCCCGCGGCGGTGGCGGCGCGGGGGTACGTGAACTGTGCGTACTCACCGAGGCGGCCGGCGCGATTACCCTGCCGGTTCCACTGGCCTCAGTCGCATCCGCGGCGTGGTGCGCAGACCGCTGCGTCGAGGGCATCACGCTCGTTCTCGAGGACGTGGGCGCGACACTGCGCGACGGCAAAGTCACCGGAACCTGGCCGCTGGTGCCGTTCGGTGCGGTAGCCGAACGACTGATCGTCATCGCCATGAGCGACGGAGAACCCGTGTTGGGCATCGTCGACGCGGACGGCGGCGGTGTGCAGCGGACGCCACAACTACCGCTTGACCTCAATCCCGCCAGCAGCATCAATCTCGCTGAAGCGGAGCTGCTGCAGATCAGCTCAGGACCCGATGCCGCCGACCGCCACCGCAATGCGCTGATGCGCGACCGGCTCGCCACGATTGCGGAAGTCATCGGGATCGCTTCGGCCGCCAACGACGCCGCGGTCGAATACGCGAAAGTGCGGACTACTTTCGGTCGACCGATCGGATCCCGGCAGGCGATAAAACACCGTCTCGTTGACCAGCACTCGGTGGTCGAAGTCGCTCGCGCACTGGTGAATCGGGCCGCCGACGCCTGCGAACTCGACCATCCCGACGCCGAAGCACTGGTGTCATTGGCCGCGTTCTGGGCGGTCGACTCACTGCGGCGGGTACCCGAAGGAGCTACCCAGGTGTTCGGCGGAATCGCCTACACCTGGGAGCACGACGCGCACGTCTACCTGCGACGCGCAGCATGCCGCACCGCAGACCTGGGCTCGCGCTCACTTCACCGCTCAATCGTCGCTCGCTGGCTCGACTCAAGAATTTCGACTAACCGAAGTCCATGA
- a CDS encoding nuclear transport factor 2 family protein, with the protein MSGDTALMVIQELYQAKAKYCRTLDTKNWEAFATVLAPDVRLDLSDGNPDIEAIVGRDEVIAAIRESVAGARTVHQVHIPEVEISGDEALAIWPVQERVLWDNGTSLTAFGHYHDRWVRTDGRWALAESTLTHLIMDFG; encoded by the coding sequence ATGAGTGGCGACACAGCTCTGATGGTCATCCAGGAGCTCTATCAAGCCAAGGCGAAATACTGCAGGACACTGGATACCAAGAATTGGGAAGCGTTCGCCACAGTGCTCGCGCCGGACGTCAGACTCGATCTCAGTGACGGTAACCCGGACATCGAAGCCATCGTGGGCCGCGACGAGGTCATCGCCGCGATCAGGGAATCAGTGGCAGGCGCCCGAACCGTGCATCAGGTCCACATCCCAGAAGTCGAGATCTCTGGGGATGAAGCCCTAGCCATTTGGCCTGTGCAGGAGCGTGTTCTTTGGGACAACGGGACGTCGTTGACGGCTTTCGGGCACTATCACGATCGTTGGGTTCGCACCGACGGACGCTGGGCGCTCGCCGAGTCGACACTCACCCACCTCATCATGGACTTCGGTTAG
- a CDS encoding cytochrome P450: MTVDPDVSGVEFFSDTTIQDPYPYYARMRERGPVQQVAGSEFYAVYGWEAINEVIGRPDDFSSNLTATMTYTPENGVGAFEMEGFGGASHVLATADDPIHAVHRKMLVPQLAAKRIRATERFVADTAARLWRAGRTDGRIEWMSAMANRLPMMVVARLIGVPDDDVDMLIKSGYATTQLLDGLIDADGLAAAGNAAIELSVYISEYFAQAASDPGDNLLGDLATACGSGALDDNTARVIMLTLFSAGGESTASLLGSAVWILATHPDIQRQLRADPALLGAFIEESLRFEPPFRGHYRHVVEDTTLGGVELAAGSRLFLLWGAANRDPSQFDSPDEFRLDRPKGKGHITFGKGAHFCVGAALARLEAHIVLELLLEQTEWIEPAAVGRWLPSILVRRLERLELAVT, from the coding sequence GTGACCGTCGATCCGGACGTTTCGGGCGTCGAGTTCTTCAGCGACACCACGATCCAAGACCCCTATCCGTACTACGCGCGAATGCGCGAACGTGGCCCGGTTCAGCAGGTCGCCGGCTCAGAGTTCTACGCGGTCTACGGCTGGGAGGCAATCAATGAAGTCATTGGACGCCCCGACGACTTCTCATCAAATCTGACCGCCACGATGACCTATACCCCTGAGAACGGGGTGGGCGCATTCGAAATGGAGGGATTCGGGGGTGCATCCCATGTTCTCGCGACTGCGGACGACCCGATTCACGCCGTCCATCGGAAGATGCTTGTTCCCCAACTCGCCGCCAAACGCATCCGCGCGACAGAGCGATTCGTCGCCGATACCGCTGCACGCCTCTGGCGTGCCGGAAGGACCGACGGGCGGATCGAGTGGATGAGTGCGATGGCCAACCGCCTCCCCATGATGGTGGTAGCCAGGCTGATTGGTGTTCCCGACGACGATGTCGACATGCTCATCAAGTCGGGTTATGCCACAACGCAATTACTCGACGGACTGATCGACGCCGATGGTCTCGCAGCAGCCGGCAATGCGGCAATCGAGCTGAGCGTCTACATCAGCGAGTACTTCGCGCAAGCAGCCAGCGACCCGGGTGACAACCTGCTTGGCGACCTCGCCACCGCGTGCGGGTCGGGAGCGCTCGACGACAACACCGCCCGGGTGATCATGTTGACCCTGTTCAGCGCCGGCGGTGAGTCGACGGCGTCGCTGCTGGGCAGCGCCGTCTGGATTTTGGCAACGCACCCTGACATCCAGCGTCAGCTTCGTGCTGATCCGGCCTTGCTGGGCGCATTCATCGAAGAGTCCTTGAGATTCGAGCCGCCCTTCCGGGGACACTATCGGCACGTGGTCGAGGACACCACCCTTGGCGGCGTCGAACTGGCGGCCGGGAGTCGCTTGTTCTTGTTGTGGGGCGCGGCCAACCGCGATCCTTCGCAATTCGACAGCCCCGATGAGTTCCGACTGGATCGCCCGAAAGGGAAAGGCCACATCACCTTCGGTAAGGGTGCGCACTTCTGTGTCGGAGCAGCGCTCGCTCGCCTCGAAGCCCACATCGTCTTAGAGCTGCTCTTGGAACAGACCGAATGGATCGAGCCTGCCGCGGTGGGGCGTTGGCTCCCGAGCATCTTGGTGCGTCGTCTCGAGCGGCTGGAACTCGCGGTCACATGA
- a CDS encoding cytochrome P450 produces MAITSAPSDARFDDASFYLGDPNATFAQLRDTDPVHWYEQGQFWVVTKYDDIKTISARPEKFKSERIAIMMDLVARREGRDPQGYGARGILFMDPPEHRAHRKAIGVRFTPGAVAKLEARVREVIATIFDGLPDGEFDWIEHVAEPFPVYVFAYLLGVPEADWPKVAGWATTIAKVGSGVADDGDMELIFGEVAPYLMALVAERAKDPTDDLLSMLSQVRIDSEPLNEIQVMTYALTLLAAGSETTQSLIAGIAACFDMHPDQAEQAFADPEVGNNAVEEVLRWWTPVMSMARQAAQDVELRGATIREGDGLLLAYASANRDVDHWGPTAEEFDVHRQDAAGHLGFGVGEHFCMGAALARREARFVLDEVIKRAKGIRVTGEGSLRPSALVHTYDRLPVTLDYR; encoded by the coding sequence ATGGCGATAACTTCGGCACCCTCTGACGCCCGCTTCGATGATGCCTCGTTCTATCTGGGCGATCCGAATGCGACGTTTGCGCAACTGCGTGACACCGACCCGGTGCACTGGTACGAGCAGGGGCAGTTCTGGGTCGTGACGAAGTACGACGACATCAAGACCATCTCGGCGCGTCCAGAGAAGTTCAAGTCCGAGCGTATCGCCATCATGATGGACCTTGTCGCGCGTCGGGAGGGCCGCGATCCTCAGGGCTACGGCGCTCGCGGAATCCTGTTCATGGATCCGCCCGAACACCGCGCACATCGCAAGGCAATCGGGGTCCGCTTCACGCCGGGTGCCGTCGCGAAACTCGAGGCGCGCGTGCGTGAGGTGATCGCCACCATCTTCGACGGCCTTCCCGACGGCGAATTCGACTGGATCGAACACGTCGCTGAACCGTTCCCGGTGTATGTCTTCGCCTATCTGTTGGGCGTGCCTGAAGCCGACTGGCCAAAGGTGGCGGGGTGGGCCACGACGATCGCGAAGGTCGGTAGCGGCGTCGCCGACGATGGTGACATGGAGCTGATCTTCGGTGAGGTCGCCCCCTATTTGATGGCACTGGTTGCCGAGCGTGCCAAGGATCCGACCGATGATCTGCTCTCGATGCTCTCGCAGGTGCGCATCGACTCCGAGCCGCTCAACGAGATCCAGGTGATGACCTACGCGCTGACGCTATTGGCGGCGGGCAGTGAAACGACGCAAAGTCTGATCGCTGGTATTGCCGCGTGTTTCGACATGCATCCCGATCAGGCGGAACAAGCGTTCGCGGATCCCGAGGTCGGCAATAATGCGGTCGAGGAGGTGCTGCGCTGGTGGACGCCCGTGATGAGCATGGCGCGCCAAGCGGCACAAGACGTCGAACTGCGTGGCGCCACGATTCGAGAAGGCGACGGGCTTCTTCTCGCCTACGCATCCGCCAACCGGGACGTTGACCATTGGGGACCGACTGCCGAGGAATTCGATGTCCATCGCCAGGACGCTGCGGGGCATCTCGGTTTCGGCGTGGGTGAGCACTTCTGTATGGGGGCAGCACTGGCACGTCGCGAGGCGCGGTTCGTCCTAGACGAGGTGATCAAGCGCGCCAAGGGAATTCGCGTGACGGGAGAGGGCTCGTTGCGGCCGTCCGCCCTGGTGCACACTTACGATCGGCTGCCGGTCACGCTCGATTACCGCTGA
- a CDS encoding CoA transferase, whose amino-acid sequence MRVLQLGDGIAGSSAAALLASLGADVARRPLSAAHRVGPRIDTSSGPQTAVDLVLDRQKRLLRSDEKPDLGDYDIVINDGASEQPTPVEGVVVNLTPFGMDGRHRNRPGGEIVAQASGGLLATIEDADGNPVPAPGYVASKSVGAVAALAALHGLDRHNRSGGAVVVDVSAQEAVIFTAALPECAHTMYRCPGRAGSGRYLAPSGVFECQDGLVRITAVENHQWQQLRKTIGDPEWAAGLDERSARIEHADLINARVTEWTRNQNKSDCAALLQANGVPSTPVNHPGELLNSPQLAHRSSLQNARIDDRDVTVLGPPWTVTPGRPGTGRGTGIAGLRIAELTHVLAGPIVGALLGGMGATVVRLEDPDRLDIYRRSGPFADGVAGPERGAYYAVANHSKQSVLLDPEHIGADVAAILADSDVLIENVGSSRLKRLGVDPAELADTGRLTLRVSGFGSDGPLAGYRVYANNVQGYGGLAALSTTADGSPARLGTVLADPLSSVVGALVIAAWALDRNRSGGAVIDLSMAEVVASTIAEYVAAASTEQTPSAVDVHRFVHRSTDDHWVAVELAGTQCEADSTEFVRALIATNRADDAALKLQGAGISAAVVRSGGELVNDGHLNERGFFPEIAHPDPDLRTARLVGLPWRFAGEGPLPLSPPPALGSSNALYERNTDADVTA is encoded by the coding sequence GTGCGTGTACTGCAGCTCGGCGACGGTATCGCGGGGTCATCGGCCGCGGCCCTACTGGCCAGCCTCGGCGCCGACGTGGCGCGCCGTCCCCTGTCGGCAGCGCACCGCGTGGGGCCCCGGATCGACACTTCTTCGGGTCCACAGACCGCCGTCGACCTGGTCCTCGATCGGCAAAAGCGGTTGTTGCGATCCGACGAGAAACCCGACCTCGGCGACTACGACATCGTCATCAACGACGGCGCAAGCGAACAGCCCACACCCGTCGAGGGGGTCGTCGTCAACCTCACACCCTTCGGCATGGACGGACGCCATCGCAATCGGCCGGGCGGCGAGATCGTCGCGCAGGCTAGCGGCGGTCTGCTGGCCACAATCGAGGACGCCGACGGTAATCCGGTACCTGCGCCGGGATACGTCGCATCGAAATCCGTGGGCGCAGTTGCGGCGTTGGCGGCACTGCACGGATTGGACCGGCACAACCGCAGCGGCGGCGCCGTCGTGGTCGACGTTTCGGCGCAGGAGGCGGTGATCTTCACCGCTGCGCTCCCCGAGTGCGCCCACACCATGTACCGGTGTCCCGGCCGCGCCGGCAGCGGACGTTACCTGGCGCCCTCGGGCGTCTTCGAATGCCAGGACGGACTCGTCCGCATCACTGCCGTGGAGAATCACCAGTGGCAACAGTTGAGAAAGACCATCGGCGATCCTGAATGGGCGGCGGGCCTCGACGAACGATCCGCGCGAATCGAGCATGCCGATCTGATCAACGCGCGGGTCACCGAGTGGACGAGAAATCAGAACAAGTCGGACTGCGCCGCGCTGTTGCAGGCCAACGGCGTCCCCTCCACCCCGGTCAACCATCCGGGCGAACTGTTGAACTCGCCGCAGCTTGCCCACCGCTCGTCGCTGCAGAACGCACGAATCGACGACCGCGATGTCACCGTGCTCGGCCCGCCGTGGACCGTGACACCGGGTCGCCCGGGGACCGGCCGCGGCACCGGCATCGCCGGACTTCGCATCGCCGAACTCACCCACGTGCTCGCCGGGCCCATCGTCGGGGCGTTGCTCGGGGGGATGGGCGCAACGGTCGTTCGGCTCGAGGATCCCGACCGGTTGGACATTTACCGCCGCAGCGGCCCGTTCGCCGACGGGGTCGCCGGCCCCGAGCGCGGCGCGTACTACGCCGTGGCCAACCACTCGAAGCAGAGCGTGCTGCTCGACCCGGAGCACATTGGCGCCGATGTCGCCGCGATACTGGCCGACTCCGACGTCCTCATCGAGAATGTCGGATCGTCTCGGTTGAAGCGCCTCGGCGTGGATCCTGCGGAACTCGCGGACACCGGCCGATTGACTCTTCGCGTGTCCGGATTCGGCTCCGATGGACCACTGGCTGGATATCGGGTGTACGCCAACAACGTTCAGGGCTACGGCGGTCTGGCGGCGCTGAGCACCACCGCCGACGGGTCGCCGGCTCGGTTGGGTACCGTTCTGGCCGATCCGCTGTCCTCGGTCGTCGGAGCATTGGTGATCGCGGCATGGGCGCTGGACCGAAATCGATCCGGCGGGGCGGTGATCGATCTGTCCATGGCCGAAGTGGTCGCGTCGACGATTGCGGAGTACGTCGCCGCCGCGTCGACAGAGCAGACGCCTTCGGCCGTCGACGTTCACCGGTTTGTCCACCGCTCGACCGACGACCACTGGGTCGCGGTCGAACTAGCCGGAACGCAATGCGAAGCCGACAGCACCGAGTTCGTCCGCGCCCTGATCGCCACCAATCGGGCCGACGACGCGGCGCTGAAGCTTCAGGGCGCGGGCATTTCGGCTGCCGTGGTCCGAAGCGGCGGCGAACTGGTGAACGACGGCCACCTCAACGAGCGCGGCTTCTTCCCCGAAATCGCCCATCCGGATCCCGATCTGAGAACGGCACGACTGGTTGGACTCCCCTGGCGGTTCGCCGGCGAAGGTCCGCTTCCGTTGAGTCCGCCGCCCGCGCTGGGGAGTTCGAACGCCCTCTACGAGAGGAACACCGATGCCGATGTCACCGCCTGA
- a CDS encoding thiolase family protein: MTGVHLAGVGVTEFGKHRDVPLIELGVTAARQALQDSGLDYTDIGEVFTASSLAGPQTGIKVALELGRTGIPVTATESASASGLVALRHAISAVTSGRSEAALAIGYEKTTALEPGGVVPAAVGFWDRFPAQTHYAIEAARWLYDARCGPEVIAAVAAKSYNQARLNPLAVRRDSGPVTVDDVLAARMVAEPLTKMMCHASVDGAAAIVVTREPRPRSVSVLAVEQTSWPTDPSWPLLGPVVGPPSQLTLTAERAYTTAGIKPTDIGVISLHDMCASEEITALIAMGLADSAGVAALAQTGGLAHDGTLPTNTDGGCIARGHAFGATGLAQAAEVVTQLRGEAGARQVAQPKVGMAQAVGGGGSCVVALMRA; the protein is encoded by the coding sequence ATGACCGGCGTTCATCTCGCCGGTGTCGGCGTCACCGAGTTCGGAAAACACCGTGACGTCCCGCTGATCGAACTTGGCGTCACAGCGGCACGGCAAGCCCTGCAGGACTCCGGCCTTGACTACACCGACATCGGTGAGGTGTTCACGGCCTCGTCACTAGCTGGACCGCAGACCGGTATCAAGGTTGCACTCGAGTTGGGACGCACCGGGATTCCGGTTACCGCAACCGAAAGCGCCTCGGCGAGCGGCCTGGTCGCGCTCCGGCACGCGATCTCCGCAGTCACCTCAGGCCGAAGCGAGGCCGCCCTCGCTATCGGCTACGAGAAGACGACCGCCTTGGAGCCAGGTGGTGTGGTACCCGCGGCTGTTGGGTTCTGGGACCGCTTTCCCGCACAGACGCACTACGCCATCGAGGCGGCCCGATGGCTGTACGACGCCCGCTGTGGACCCGAGGTGATCGCCGCTGTGGCCGCGAAGTCCTACAACCAGGCCCGGTTGAATCCGCTTGCAGTACGACGGGACTCCGGTCCGGTGACCGTGGACGACGTGCTGGCCGCCCGGATGGTGGCGGAGCCGCTGACGAAGATGATGTGTCACGCCTCGGTGGACGGCGCCGCCGCCATTGTCGTGACACGCGAACCACGTCCGCGATCGGTCTCGGTGTTGGCGGTCGAACAGACCAGTTGGCCAACCGATCCGTCGTGGCCGCTCCTCGGGCCCGTCGTGGGCCCGCCGTCGCAACTGACGCTGACCGCCGAGAGGGCATACACCACCGCAGGCATCAAACCGACAGATATCGGGGTGATTTCACTGCACGACATGTGCGCCAGCGAGGAAATCACCGCACTCATCGCCATGGGGTTGGCCGATTCCGCCGGAGTTGCCGCACTCGCCCAGACCGGTGGTCTCGCGCACGACGGAACGCTGCCGACCAACACCGACGGTGGCTGCATCGCCCGCGGCCACGCCTTTGGAGCGACCGGCCTGGCTCAGGCCGCAGAAGTCGTCACCCAACTTCGCGGCGAGGCCGGAGCGAGGCAGGTGGCACAGCCAAAAGTCGGGATGGCTCAAGCTGTCGGCGGCGGCGGCTCCTGTGTCGTGGCGCTGATGCGCGCCTGA
- a CDS encoding CaiB/BaiF CoA transferase family protein → MSGPMSGVRVLEVAQWTFVPAAGAVLADWGADVVKIEHPQTGDSQRGLRQLGHITIEGERNPVMEHANRGKRSVALDMATPDGHELLMDIAKTSDVFLTNFLPDARKKLRIDVDDLRAANPDIVYARGSAYGPLGPDAGTGGYDMTGFWSRAAGAAGSTPCDIDGVVPQPGPAYGDSIGGMTIAGGIAAALFERERTGHARVVDISLLGVGVWASGVAINAALVSGQPWQTNPAGANVTPNNPLVGFYRTADGRFLGLSMLQGFRYFAEFCRRVGVPELAEDERFATHQLLAANGADAIEVLRATIGAQPLAHWRVALEGFDGQWAPVQTTAEVAADPQVRANGNIVTVDDQGASFDLVASPVLFDETPLALAPMPEFAADTEQLILDLGGDWDRILALKESGAIA, encoded by the coding sequence ATGAGCGGACCCATGTCGGGCGTACGGGTACTCGAAGTCGCGCAGTGGACGTTCGTGCCCGCTGCCGGTGCAGTGCTGGCGGACTGGGGCGCGGACGTGGTCAAGATCGAGCATCCGCAGACCGGCGACTCCCAACGCGGCCTGCGTCAGCTCGGGCACATTACCATCGAGGGTGAGCGGAACCCGGTGATGGAGCACGCAAACCGCGGGAAACGCTCGGTCGCATTGGACATGGCGACGCCGGACGGGCATGAGCTGCTGATGGACATTGCCAAGACCAGTGATGTGTTCCTCACCAACTTCTTGCCGGACGCCAGGAAGAAACTGCGGATCGACGTCGACGATCTGCGGGCCGCCAATCCCGACATCGTGTATGCGCGCGGTAGCGCCTACGGGCCGCTGGGGCCTGACGCTGGGACCGGCGGCTACGACATGACGGGATTTTGGAGCCGGGCCGCGGGCGCCGCCGGTTCGACGCCCTGCGACATTGACGGGGTGGTTCCACAACCGGGACCCGCGTACGGGGATTCGATCGGGGGAATGACGATCGCCGGCGGTATCGCCGCCGCGCTCTTCGAACGGGAGCGCACGGGTCATGCTCGTGTGGTGGATATCTCGCTTTTGGGAGTGGGTGTGTGGGCGTCCGGCGTGGCCATCAACGCCGCGTTGGTGAGTGGTCAACCGTGGCAGACCAATCCTGCGGGAGCCAACGTCACCCCGAACAACCCATTGGTCGGGTTCTATCGAACCGCAGACGGCCGGTTCCTGGGGCTGTCCATGCTGCAGGGATTCCGCTACTTCGCTGAGTTCTGTCGCCGGGTGGGCGTCCCTGAACTGGCCGAGGATGAACGCTTTGCGACCCACCAGCTGCTCGCTGCCAACGGTGCAGACGCGATAGAGGTGTTGCGTGCGACGATCGGCGCTCAGCCGCTAGCTCATTGGCGGGTCGCCCTGGAGGGTTTCGACGGACAGTGGGCACCGGTGCAGACCACCGCCGAGGTGGCCGCCGACCCGCAGGTGCGTGCGAACGGCAACATCGTCACGGTGGATGACCAGGGAGCGAGCTTCGATCTTGTGGCAAGCCCCGTGCTCTTCGACGAGACACCGCTGGCGTTGGCGCCGATGCCCGAATTCGCTGCCGACACAGAGCAACTCATCTTGGATCTCGGCGGTGACTGGGACCGGATCCTCGCGCTGAAAGAGAGTGGCGCGATCGCGTAG
- a CDS encoding cytochrome P450, with translation MTTVTNPLSATSGAQFDQAQFYLDRPDEVFRELRTHDPVHWYDDGKFWVITKYDDIKAISARPHQFASERIAILMDLIAHKQGVEPQGYRNRGIMFLDPPVHRAHRRTFQGRFTPAAVARAEERVKQVVNEVFDALPDGEFDWIAHVAEPIPVYVFAYLLGVPEADWPKVAGWSTAISRSGSGAATQADFDVIMTEIGPYLLDIAKEKAQNPVDDDLMTMLATLGEIDGVPFDDLQIMVYALTLLAAGSETTQSLIAGIAECLASHPDQARALFDDPSLVDNAIEEVLRYWTPVRSMARQATHDVELRGKVIREGDGVLLAYGSANRDTEHFGETADQFDIRRKDAPSHLGFGVGEHFCMGAALARREARLTLDEIVKRASGIEVTGERVPRPSALNNNFDLLPVTLNRR, from the coding sequence ATGACGACAGTCACGAATCCCCTGTCGGCGACCTCAGGCGCGCAATTCGACCAGGCTCAGTTCTACCTCGATCGCCCCGACGAGGTGTTCCGCGAGCTGCGAACACATGATCCCGTGCACTGGTATGACGACGGAAAGTTCTGGGTCATCACAAAATATGATGACATCAAAGCGATTTCGGCACGACCTCATCAGTTCGCCTCCGAACGCATCGCGATTCTGATGGATCTCATCGCGCACAAGCAGGGAGTCGAACCGCAGGGCTACCGGAACAGAGGAATCATGTTCCTCGATCCGCCGGTCCATCGGGCTCATCGACGAACATTCCAGGGTCGCTTCACCCCGGCGGCGGTCGCCAGGGCAGAAGAGCGGGTAAAACAGGTCGTCAACGAGGTCTTCGACGCATTGCCTGACGGGGAGTTCGACTGGATAGCACACGTCGCGGAGCCGATACCTGTCTACGTTTTCGCCTATCTCCTCGGCGTACCCGAGGCCGACTGGCCGAAAGTGGCCGGATGGTCGACGGCGATCTCACGCTCCGGAAGTGGAGCGGCAACCCAGGCGGATTTCGATGTCATCATGACCGAGATCGGTCCGTATCTCCTGGACATCGCCAAGGAGAAGGCTCAGAACCCGGTCGATGACGACCTGATGACGATGCTCGCCACGTTGGGTGAGATCGACGGGGTACCGTTCGACGACCTGCAGATCATGGTGTATGCGCTCACGCTGCTGGCGGCCGGTAGCGAAACCACCCAGAGTCTGATCGCGGGTATCGCCGAGTGCCTGGCAAGTCATCCGGACCAGGCGCGAGCTCTGTTCGACGATCCTTCGCTGGTGGACAACGCTATCGAAGAAGTCCTTCGCTATTGGACACCGGTACGCAGCATGGCGAGACAAGCCACCCACGATGTGGAGTTGCGCGGCAAGGTGATCCGGGAGGGTGATGGAGTGCTGCTCGCCTACGGTTCAGCGAACCGCGACACGGAGCACTTTGGTGAAACGGCCGATCAGTTCGACATCCGACGCAAGGACGCGCCGAGCCATCTCGGCTTCGGAGTCGGCGAACACTTCTGCATGGGCGCTGCACTCGCCCGCAGAGAGGCGCGACTGACGCTTGACGAAATCGTCAAGCGCGCCAGCGGCATTGAAGTCACCGGAGAACGCGTTCCCAGGCCATCGGCGCTGAACAACAATTTCGATCTGCTGCCGGTGACGCTGAATCGCCGCTGA
- a CDS encoding CaiB/BaiF CoA transferase family protein, whose translation MSSALSHLRVCDLSGQLAGAGATKILAAFGAEVIRVEDPATRGLWDALRGVGPYVDDRRGIDLGAGFNNHNVGKYGVTINLRLDEGKQLLRELVAISDVVCENFAAGVMAHRGFGYDDLREIKPDIIYVSNCGFGHTGPYRDFKTWGPIVQAMSGLTFTSGLPDAEPAGWGFSYMDHGSAFYMTVAIMAALHHRDRTGEGQYVDLATVPAGIAMLPTEVLDWTVNRRRTSARGNRADFDEFAPHGIYPCAGEDRWIAIACRDDREAALLAKVLDEPAIASERFATLATRLAAADELDELVATATSRRDAIALADDLVDAGVPASVVKSPRERIDEDPDLARMGLFPTVTHPDIGAVRVEGVPLTFSATPWNVDRPGPKLGQHNREILGALLGHDDSTLDAWAERGVI comes from the coding sequence GTGAGCTCTGCCTTGTCGCACCTTCGGGTGTGTGACCTCAGCGGGCAACTGGCCGGCGCGGGCGCGACGAAGATCCTGGCCGCGTTTGGTGCCGAGGTGATCCGGGTCGAGGATCCCGCGACCCGTGGCCTGTGGGACGCCCTACGGGGAGTGGGTCCCTATGTCGACGACCGTCGTGGGATCGACCTCGGCGCCGGGTTCAACAACCACAATGTCGGGAAGTACGGCGTCACCATCAACCTGCGTCTCGACGAGGGAAAACAGCTGCTGCGTGAACTGGTCGCGATCAGCGACGTCGTCTGTGAGAATTTCGCGGCCGGCGTGATGGCGCACCGCGGCTTCGGCTACGACGATCTTCGCGAGATCAAGCCCGACATCATCTATGTGTCCAACTGCGGATTCGGCCATACCGGCCCGTACCGCGACTTCAAGACGTGGGGTCCGATCGTGCAGGCGATGAGCGGTCTCACGTTCACCTCGGGGCTGCCCGATGCCGAACCCGCCGGTTGGGGCTTCTCCTACATGGATCACGGGTCGGCCTTCTACATGACGGTGGCCATCATGGCGGCGCTGCACCACCGTGACCGCACGGGTGAAGGTCAGTACGTCGATCTGGCCACGGTGCCCGCGGGCATCGCGATGCTGCCAACCGAGGTGCTCGACTGGACGGTGAACCGGCGACGCACCTCGGCACGAGGAAACCGGGCCGACTTCGACGAGTTCGCACCCCACGGCATCTACCCGTGCGCGGGTGAGGACCGATGGATCGCCATCGCGTGCCGTGACGACAGGGAGGCGGCGTTGCTGGCCAAGGTGCTGGACGAACCCGCGATCGCCTCGGAGCGCTTCGCGACACTGGCCACTCGACTCGCCGCCGCCGACGAACTCGACGAACTGGTTGCCACGGCCACCTCCCGCCGCGATGCCATCGCACTGGCCGATGATCTCGTCGATGCCGGCGTGCCCGCCAGCGTCGTCAAGAGCCCGCGGGAACGCATCGACGAAGACCCGGACCTGGCCAGGATGGGACTCTTCCCGACCGTCACACACCCCGACATCGGTGCCGTGCGCGTCGAGGGTGTTCCGCTCACCTTCTCAGCGACCCCGTGGAATGTAGACAGGCCGGGACCCAAACTGGGCCAACATAATCGCGAAATCCTGGGCGCACTCCTCGGCCACGATGACTCGACGCTTGATGCCTGGGCCGAGCGAGGTGTGATCTGA